In Kineococcus rhizosphaerae, the genomic stretch GACCGACGGCCAGGAACTCCACGGCCGCGCTCCCCTCGTCCCGGGTGGGCGGGTTCACGGCTGCGTCGCCGGTTCGGCCAGGGCGTGGCCCTGCACGTGCAGCAGCCGCGGCCCGAGGAACGCCACGACGGGCAGCGGGGCGCGGACGTCGACCTCCACGACGGGCGTCCCGGCGACCCGGGTCGTCCCGGCGCTGACCTCGCGCGCGAAGGCCGGGGACAGCGACGTGGCGAGGAGTTCACGGGTGCGGGCGGCCCCGTCGGCGGGTGAGTTGCCGCGCAACGCCCCGAACCGCGCGCCCTCCCCCGCGCAGTCGGCGGCCGTCGCCCGCACGTGCTGCACGACGGCCAGCTGCACGACGGCCGCGAACAGCAGCGCGAGCAGCCCGGCGACGGCGGCGAACTCCGCGACCGCCGACCCCTCGTCCCGTCCGGACCCGCGCGTCACAACTGCCCGACGACCGCGTCCATGGCCGCGGTGAACAGGGCCGCCAGGCGCGGGCCGGCCACGGCCCACAGACCGACGACCAGACCCGCCGTCATGATGGTCACCAGGACCCAGCCGGGGACGTCGCCGCGGTCGTCGGTCCTCAGTCCTTCGAGCAGTTCCTCGAGCACGTGCTCTCTCCTTCAGTTCGTGAGTTGCAGTTGGGCGAGGCCGGGGTAGACGGCGAAGACCACGACGGTCGGCAGGATCCCGAAGACGACGGGCACCATCATCCGGACCTCCTGGTGCCCACCGGTCTCGGTGAGCCGGCGGTGCTCGGCGTCGCGGGCGTCGGCGGCCTGCGCGCGCAGGACGTCGGCGAGCGGGCTGCCCGCCTCGACGGCGACCACGAGGGCGTCGACGAAACGGGTGAAGGGCGGCACCTGCCACCGCCCCGCCAGGTCGGTGAGGGCCTCCAGGAGCGGTGTCCCCGTCCGGACCCGGCCCAGCGCCCCCCGCAACCCGGCGCACAGCGGACCGTGGCCGGTGGCGACCCGTTCGAGGGCGGCGGCGACGTTCTCCCCCGCCGCCACCGACAGGGCGAGCAGTTCGGCCACGGCGGGCAGGTCCGCGACGAGTTCGGTACGGCGCCGGGTCACCGCCCGGGCCAGGAGCTCGTCGCGCGCCAGGGCACCCGCGAGCGCGCCGACGACCATCGCGGCGACGATCGCGACAGGGTCGAACCCCGCCCCCAGCCACACCCCGGCCAGGGCGAGCCCCGTCCCGGCGCAGGACCACACGACCTGCTCGGCGCGGTGGGCGGCCAGCCCGGCCGCCCCGTCGGCGTCGGGGTCCAGGACGAGCAGCCGGTCGGTGACGGCCCGCCCCGACCCCAGCCGCGTCCCCACCGCCGTCCCCACGCGGCGCAGGAGTTCGCGCGTCCGGCGCGTCGGGGCCGGCGCGAGGTACGGCAGGACCCGCGCGTCCAGCGACGGTGCGCGGCGCAGCGGGAACCCCGCGACCACGAGCAGCGCACCGGTGCCGGCGAGCAGCCCCAGGCACACCCCGGCGATCACGACAGCACCCGGCGGGGCGCGGGCAGGCGCCCGAGCCGCAGCATGAGCCGGTAGGAGCCGAACGTGACGACCGCCCCCACCGCCAGGACGGTGGCACCCGTCGCGTCCCCGTACGCCGCGAGGGTTCCCGGCCGGGTGGCGAGCAGGCCCAGGACGACCCACGGGGCGGCGACGGCGAGCCGGGCCGCGGACACGGTCCAGCTCTGCCGGGCCAGGAGTTCCCCACGGGTCCGGCGGTCCTCGCGCAGGTACCCCGACAACGTCCGCAGGGTCGAGCCCAGGTCGCTGCCGCCGACCTGGCGCGTCATGCGCAACGTCGCGGCCAGCCGGTCGAACACGGGGTCGGCCAGTTCCGCCCGCAGGTCCTCCAGCTCGGCCTCGAACGCCCCGCTCGCGCGGTGCGCGGCGGCGAACCGCGCGAACGCGGGCCGGAACTGCCGCGGTCCCCGCGTGGCCAGGCCGCAGACGGCGTCGGGCAGCGAGGACCCGGCACGCACCGCGGCCGCGAGGGAGTCGACGGCGTCGGGCCACTGCGCCGCGGAGTCCTCGCGGCGCCGGTCCCCGCGCGAACGGGCCAGGGCCGTGGGCCCGTACCCCGCCGACAGGGCCGCCCCGACGCCCAGCACGGGCAGCCGGGTGAGGGCCAGGACGAGGGCGGCGGCGGCGACGGCCGCGAGCACCGAGCCGGCGACGAACACGACGGCGGGGACGTCGGACCACCCGGCCGCGTCCAGCACGGCGCGCACGGGCCGGCGACGGGCCGGGCGCCGGCGCGGCGTCGTGCCCCAGCACGACCACCAGACGCAGAACACCCCCAGCCCGAGCAGCGCCCCCGCGGCCACACCCGTCACGGCCGCTCCCCGAGCAGCGCGGGCAGGTCGAAACCGGCGCGGGCGAACCGTTCGCGGTGCGGGGGCCACCCGCTGCCACGGACCAGTTCGCCGGCGCGGGTGGTGAACACGTCCGCCGTCTCCACGACCCCACCCTCGCTGCGCCCGGTCACCGCCACGACCTCGCGGACCCGGCGGCGACCGTCGACGTCGAGTTCGGCGTGGACGACGAGGTCGAGGCTGGCCGCCACGGCGGGGACCACGAAACCGCTCGTGACGTTCTCGCCCGCCAGCAGCGGCAGGGTGCACATCTTCGCGACGGCGTCGGCGGCGGAGTTCGCGTGGACGGTGGCCGCGCCGGGTAGACCGCTGTTGAGGGCGATGAGCAGGTCCAGGCTCTCGGCCTGACGCACCTCCCCGACCACGAGGCGGTCCGGGCGCATCCGCAGCGCCTCCTTCACGAGGCGGCGCAGGGGGATCTCCCCCCGGCCCTCGAGGTTCGGCTGCCGGCACTGCATCGCGACGACGTCACGGTTCTGCAGCTGCAGCTCGAACACCTCCTCGCACGTGATGACGCGCTGGTGGGCCGGGACCGCCGCCAGCAGGCAGTTCAGGAGCGCGGTCTTCCCCGCCTGCGTCGCTCCAGAGACCAGGAGGTTCAACCCGGCGGCCACCGCCGCGCTCAGGAACCGGGCCGCGGGAGCGGTGAGCGAGCCGAGTTCCACGAGGTCCTCGAGCCGGCGCGCGCGGGCCACGAAACGCCGCACGTTGACGGCCCAGTGCCGGCGGGTGACGTCGGGGATGACGACGTGCACGCGGGAACCGTCGGGCAGCGACGCGTCGACGAACGGGCTGGACAGGTCGACCCGGCGGCCCGTCGTGGCCAGCATGCGCTCGACGAGTTCGGCGACGGTGTCCTCGTCGAGGATCGTGGTGGTGAGCTCGGGGACCCCGGCGCGGGCCACGAACACCTTGCCCGGTTCGTTGATCCAGATCTCCTCGACCGCGGGGTCGTCGAAGTAGCGCTGCAGCGGACCGAAACCCGAGACGGCGGCGACGACCTCGCGGACGGCGTCGTCGCGGTCCCCCAGGCCCGGCAGCGAGCCGTCGAGGGAGCGCAGGTCGTAGTCGAGGACGACGGCGTCGACGAGGGAGCGCAGTTCGGCGGCCTCGCCGCGGAAACTCCCCGCCGCGATGCGGCGACGCACCTGCGCCCGCACCTCGTCCTCCACCAGGCGGACAGCGTCCACCGCACACCTCCTCCGAACTCGTGTCCGGCGACGGTAGTGCAGGACCGCACCCGCTGTCCGGGGCCTGTGGACGACTCCGGGGAGCGCCCGGCGACCCGTGCCACGATCCGTTCGTGCCGTTCCGGATGACCGTGCTGGGGACCGACGTGGAGATCGAGGTCCCTCCCGGAACCACCCTGTCCGGTGCCCGGGAGGCGTTCGAGGAGGTCACCGGCCCGTGGCCCGGGGACTGGACCGGCTGGGTGCCCGGCGGCCCCGGCGCGGTCCTGGGCCTGCCCCCGTTGCTGGCCGGTTCCTCGTTGCCGCCCAACGACTCCGGCGAGGGAGAACTCGTCGTGGTCGCCGGTCCGGTCGCCGGGGAACGTTTCTCCCTGATGCCGGGTCGTCACGTGGTGGGCCGTCCCGGGGAGGGTTCGGTGACGGTCGCGGTCGCCGACCCGTCGGTGTCGCGCCGGCACGCCGAACTCGAACTCTCCCCCTCCGGCGCGTTCACGGTGCGCGACCTCGGCTCGCTCAACGGAACCGCGGTGCTGCACGCAGGTGAACGGGAGGTGGTTCGCCGAAGCACCCAGATTCCCCCGGACGCCGAGTTCAGCATCGGCCACTCGGTGCTTCGACGTGGAACCCCTCCGGTCGCGGCGGCCGTCGTGCACCCCGACGGCGCCGGGCACCTCCTGCTGAACCGCGCACCCCGGTTGCTGCCCACCCCCGGGGCGCGGCGGTGGACCTGGCCCGTCGCCGACCCCCTGCCGGAGGGACCGGGGTTCCCGTGGCTGGGGCTGCTCGTCCCTCTCGCGGTCGCCGTGGTGCTGGCCGTGGTGTGGACGCCGGTCTCCCTGCTGCTGGGGGTGAGCTCCCCGGTCGTCGCGGCCGGGCAGTGGGCCGGGCAGCGTCGACGGCACCGACGGCTCACCGCGCGGCGCACCGCCGACGTCGCGGCCGAACGGGCCCGGGTGCGGGCCGAGGTCGACGACGCCGCCCGGCGCGAGCACGCCGGCCGGCACGCCCTGCACCCCGGCGCGCAGCACCTCGCCGCGCAGGTGACGTCCCGCGGCGACCGCCTGTTCACCCGCAGCCCCGGCGACGTGGACCACCTCAGCGCCCGGCTCGGGCTGGGCGACCTGCCCGCGGACACGGCCTCGCTGCAGGGCGGGCCCGGAACCCCCGTCCTGGCCGGGGTCCCGGTGACGGTGGCCCTCGACGCCGGTCCCGTCGGGTTCTGCGGTCCGGCGGTGGGCGTCGTCCGTCTCGTCGTGGCGCAGCTCGCCGGCTGGCAGTCCCCCGCCGACGTCCGCCTCGTCACCGGCCCGGGGTGGGAGTGGGCCCGGTGGCTGCCGCACCACGTGGAGGTCGCCGACGGGGACCTGCTCGGGTTCCCCGTCGCCGAGCTGCGGCGACGGCGGGACCGGCGCGAGGCCGCGCGCGAACCCGCCGTGGTCGTCGTGCTGGACCCCGTGGGCTGGTGGCGCGGCGACGCCCGGCTGGTCGAGCTGCTCACCGACGGTCCCGCGCTGGGCGTCCACACGATCTGCCTCGGTGACGGGCGGGCCGACCTGCCCGCGCAGTGCCGGACGGTCGTGGACGCGGCGGCCGGCCGGGTCCTGACGGCCCAGGACCGGCTGCCGGTGCGCCTGGACGCCGTCAGCGAGGAGTGGGCCGAGCACCTCGCCCGGGGGCTGGCACCCGTGCTCGACGCGGCCGCCGCGTCCGGCGGCGCCGTCCCGGCCGACGTCCGGCTGCTGGACCTCCTCGGTCCGCCCACGGTGGAGTCCCTGCAGCGCAGCTGGTCGCGGTCCACCGGTCTGCCGGCGGTGCTGGGCGCCGAGGCGTCGGGGGTCTGCGCGGTGGACCTGGTGCGCGACGGCCCGCACGCGCTGCTGGCGGGTACGACGGGGTCGGGCAAGTCGGTCCTGCTGACGACGCTGGTGGTCTCGCTGGCGCTGGCCCGCGCGCCCGAGCACCTGCAGTTCGTCCTCGTCGACTACAAGGGCGGGGCGGCGTTCGGGGAGTGCACCCGGTTGCCGCACGTGGCGGGTCTGGTGACCGACCTCGACGACCAGCTGGCGGACCGGGTGCTGCGCAGCCTGCGGGCGGAGGTGTCGCGCCGGGAGCGGGTCCTGGCCGCGGCGGGGGTCGGCGACGTGCGGGACCTGCCCGCGGGGCGGCTCGCCCGGCTGGTGGTGGTGGTCGACGAGTTCCGGGTGCTGTCCCAGGAGGTGCCGGAGTTCGTCGACGGGCTGGTGCGGCTGGCGTCGGTGGGGCGCTCGCTGGGGGTGCACCTGGTACTGGCGACGCAGCGGCCGGCGGGTGTGGTGAGCCCGGAGATCCGGGCGAACACCGACCTGCGGATCGCGCTGCGGGTGCAGGACCGGGCCGACGCGGACGACGTGGTGGGCGATCCGCGGCCGGCGGGTTTCACCGTCCCGGGGCGGGCGGTGCTGCGCGGGGTGGCGGGACTGCGCGAGTTCCAGACCGCCCGGTTGCGCGGCCCGGCCGGTGGGAGCGGTGTGCGGGTGCGCGTCGTGGGCGACCCGGCGCCGGCCGGCGACGTCGACGACCTGCCGGCGGTGGTGGAGGTCGTGCGGGCCGCCGCCGCGGGACGGCCCCGGCCCCCGGCTCCCTGGTTGCCGCCGCTGCCCCGGTCGGTGCCGGCGCGGGACGTCCCCGCCGGTTCCGGCACCCGGCTCGTGTGGGGCGTCCTGGACCTCCCCGACGTCCAGGCGCGCGCGAGCGCCGGGTGGGACCTGGCGGCCGGCCACCACCTGCTGGTCGTCGGCGGGGTGCGCAGCGGGCGGACCACCGCGTTGCGGCGGATCGTCACCGAGGCCGCCGGGGTGGCGGACGTCGAGGTCCACGTGCTGGACGCCGGGGGCGGTCTGCTCGACCTGGCCGGGACGGGGGCGACGGGGTCGGTCGTCACGCCGCAGGAGCCGTGGCGGGCGGCCCGGCTGCTGGAGCGCGTGCAGGAGGAGGTGGACCGGCGGCGGGCGCAGCGGGCGTGGTCGGGCCACCTCCTGGTCGTGGTCGACGGCTGGGAGGCGTGGTCGGCGGCGTTGACGGCAGCCGACCCGGCGGCGGGCGTGGACCCGCTGCTGCGGCTGCTGCGCGAGGGGTCGGCGACGGGAGTGCGCGTCGTCGTCGCCGGGGACCGGCAGGCGCTGACGGGCGCGGTGTCGTCGACGGTGGGGGCGGTGGTGCTGCTGCGCACGGCCGACCGCACCGACACGACCCTGCTGGGGGTGCGACCGGCGGCGTTCCCGCGCGACGCGCCCCCGGGGCGGGGGCTGTTCGTCGTGGACGGGGTCGGGCACGAGGTGCAGGTGGTGCTGCCCGGGGAGCCCGGCGAGCGGGCCGGGCGCGTCCCGCGCTGCGCGGTCGCTCCGCTGCCCGAGCGGGTGGCCGGGCTCACCGGTCCCGCGGTGGGTCGCGGTGGGGACACCGGCGGGCCCGTGGTGGTCGAGGTCGACGGCGTCGTCCTGGTGACGGGTCCGCCCGGCAGCGGCCGCACCAGCGCCCTGCGGGCCTTCGCCGCGGCCGAGGCGCGAAGCGGCGGCCGGGTGGTGTGGGCGCGCGAGGAGGAACCCGCGGTCGTGGGCGAGGTCCTCGCGAGTGGCGGTCTCGTGCTGCTCGACGACATGCACCGCCCGCTGCCGCCGGCCGTGGAGGACGTCGTGACGGCCGCCCTCCTGGGGCCGCGCGGGCCGCGGTTCGTCGTCGCGGGGGACGGGGCGGAGCTCGTCGCGGCGTTCCGGGGCCCGGCGGCGACGGTCCGGGCGGCGGCGCGGACGGTCGTGCTGCTCGGCCGTGACGGCCGGGTGCCCGCGGAGGTCGTCTCCCGCCGTCCGGTGGTGAGCCCGGGACCGGGACCGGGGGCGGGTTTCGTCGTGCGCGACGGACGGTGGACGAGCGTGCGGATCGCTTGTCCTACCGTGGCGCCGTGAGCTCTGCGACCCTGCGCCCCGCCACCCCCGCCGACGGGGCGGCGATCGCCGCCCTCGTGCGGGAGCTGGCCGAGTACGAACGCGAACCCGAGGCGGCGACGGCGAGCGCGGAGGACTTCGCCCGGGCCCTGGAACCGGGGACGGGGATCGGCTGCGTGCTGGCCGAGGTCGGGACCGGGGACGGTGTCGAGGTGGTGGGCATGGCGTTGTGGTTCACGACGTTCTCGACGTGGCTGGGCCGGCAGGGCATGTGGCTGGAGGACCTGTACGTGCGGCCCGCGCACCGGCGCGGCGGCATCGGGCGGGCGTTCTTCGCCGAGCTGGGACGCGTCTGCGCCGAGCGCGGGTTCGGCCGGCTGGAGTTCACGGTGCTGGACTGGAACACCCCGGCGCACGCCTTCTACCGGGCGCTGGGCGCCCGTCCCCAGGACGACTGGACGACGTGGCGCCTCGACGGGGAACGTTTGGCGGCCCTGCCGGGCGGGCACCCTCCCGTGACCTGACGTGTTCGTCCGTATACGTTGAGCATCTGCGACAGTCCCCGCCACCGGCCCCGAGAGGACGAAGCCCCGTGTCGATCCCCACGACCGGCGAAACGACCGGCGCTCCGACGACGGAGCCCTCGACCGACCTCGTGGAGCTGCGGGTCCCGGCCGACCCGGCGTACCTGACGGTCGTGCGGACGGCCAGCGCGGGCCTGGCCGCCCGCCTCGACCTCACACTCGACGAGATCGAGGACCTGCGGATCGCCGTCGACGAGGCGTGCACGCTCCTGCTGGGCCCCACCCCCACCGACGACGAGCTCGTCGCCACGTTCCGCCTCGGCGAGGGCACGCTGGAGGTCGAGGTCCGCGGCCCGGCCCCCGAGCTGCCGGAACGCTCCAGCTTCGCCTGGGCCGTGCTGGAGGCCCTCGTCGGGGAGGTGTTCACGGGGACGTCGGCCACCGGGGCATGGATCGTGCTGCGCCACAGCAGGACCACCGGAGCGGCGGCGTCCCTCGTGACGGGGGTCGGGTGAGCGGGGCACCCCACGGTCCCGCGAGCCCGGGACTGTCGGTGCAGCAGGGCACCGAGCCCGAGAACCCCGAGCAGGCCCTGCTCGTCCGGATGGCGGCCCTGCCCCCCGGCGACCCGGAACGGTCGCGGCTGCGCGAGGACCTGACCCGGCGGAACCTGCCGCTGGCCGAGCACCTCGCCGCCCGGTTCCTGGGCCGGGGCGAACCGCACGACGACCTCGTCCAGGTCGCCACGATCGGTCTGCTGAAGGCCCTGGACCGGTTCGACCCCGGACGCGGGGTGCCGTTCGGGGCGTACGCGGTGCCCACCATGCTGGGCGAGATCAAGCGCCACTTCCGGGACCGCGGCTGGGCGATGCGGGTGCCGCGCCGGGTCCAGGAGGCGGGCCGCGTCCTGGCCGACGCCCGCGAGTCGCTCACGCACGAGCTGGGCCGGGCCCCCACCGTCGTCGAGCTCGCGCAGCGCACCGGCCGCGAGCCCGACGACGTCGTCGAGGTGCTGGAGTCGGCGAACGCCTACTCGACCCTGCCCCTGGACACCGGGTCCCCGACGTCCCCGGTCCTGTCCCTCGGCGCGGACGACGAGGCGCTCGAGAGCGTCGAGAACCGCGAGGCGCTGCGGCCGCTGCTCGCGGCCCTGCCCCCCCGTGAGCGGCGGATCCTCGCGCTGCGCTTCGTCCGCGGGATGTCCCAGGCCCAGATCGCCGCCGAGGTCGGGATCTCGCAGATGCACGTCTCGCGGTTGCTCAGCCGGACGCTGGCCGACCTGCGGGACGGGCTCGGCGACGTCGAAGCGCCCTGACGCCCTGAGCTCAGCGGCCCACCTGCTGCGAGACGCGGGGGGTGAACAGCCCGACGCCGACGACGACGGCGGGCAGCACGAGCACGATCCCCGTCCACGGGGACCCGCCGGAGAACGCAGGCACCCCGGCGGCGACCTGCAGGACCTGCCAGACGACGACCGGCGAGCGAGCCCAGGCCGAGCGGCGCAGCAGTCCCCAGCCGCAGAAACCGAGGCCGGCCGCGAAGAGCAGCGCCAGCGCGACGAGCGAGACGACCGCGACGGGAGCGCTGGACCCCTCGACCACGAGCCCGTGCACGAGGTAGACCGCCCCGGCCAGCAGGAGCAGCACCTCGAAGCCCACGAGGACGACGATCGCGGTCAGCAGTGGCGGACGTGGCGGGAGTGTCGGAAGCTTGGGCGGCGAGGCGGACGGCACGAGCAGCACGGTACGACGCCGTCCTCCAAGGGTGTCCCCCTCCGGGGGGACGATGTCCGGCGTGTCGAGGGCGGCACGCCGTGTGATCGCGGATTACAGGAAGGGGTCTTCCGTGTTACGCCCGTGTGACGTACTCGACACCCGTTCTCCACGATCGGAGTGGCTGTACCTCTTGTGAAAGCGCGCACGAGGTGTGAACCTGGATCCAACGCGATCCCCGACACACGTCGTCACCTGGGAAGTTGCAGGTGGTCGAGCGTTTGTCCCGGCACCGCCGGCGTTGCCGGTGCTCAGGGATCCTGCGTGTCCAGCTCGTTTCGACGGGACGGGCACGCGTGTCCTGAGACCGAAACACGCTAGAAGGAGTGGAACCCCCATGGACTGGCGCCACACCGCCGCCTGCCTCGACGAAGACCCCGAGCTCTTCTTCCCCATCGGCAACACCGGGCCCGCGATCCTGCAGATCGAAGAGGCCAAGGCCGTCTGCCGTCGCTGCGACGTCGTCGACTCCTGCCTGAAGTGGGCGCTGGAGACCGGCCAGGACGCCGGCGTCTGGGGCGGGATGAGCGAGGACGAGCGTCGTGCGCTCAAGCGCCGCGCCGCCCGCGCCCGCCGCGCGAGCTGACCCAGCACCTGCACGACGCGAGAAGCCCCCGACCGTCCGGTCGGGGGCTTCTCGCGCACCTCAGTTGCGGACGCTGCCGATCTGCGCGGCGTCCCGGCGCACCCGAAGGTCCAGCCGGACCTCGGTCCCCCCAGCCTCGCTGGCCCCGAACTCCATGCGCCCGCGCAGCTCACCGGCCACCAGGGACCGCACGATCTGGGTCCCGAGCCCGGAACTGCCGACCTGGAAGTCCTGCGGCAGGCCCACCCCGTCGTCGCTGACGACGACCTCGAGCCGATCGTCGGCCGTGTGCTCCACCTTCACGACGACGGTCCCGGCCTTGTCGGACCCGAAGCCGTGCTCGACGGCGTTGGTCACCAGCTCGGTCAGGACGAGCGCGAGCGCCGTCGCGTCCTCCTGGCGCAGCTCCCCGAACTTGCCCTCGCGCACCGTGCGGACCCGTTCGGCGTTCTCCATGGCGACCTCGGCCGCCATCATCAGGCACCGGTCGAGAACCTGGTCGAAGTCGACGTTCTCGTCGATGCCCTGCGACAGGGTCTCGTGCACCGTCGCGATGGTCTCCACGCGGCGCATGGCCTCCTGCAGCGCCGAGCGCCCCTCCTCCGAGTGCAGCCGCCGGGCCTGCAGGCGCAGCAGCGCGGCGACCGTCTGGAGGTTGTTCTTGACGCGGTGGTGGACCTCGCGGATCGTCGCGTCCTTCGTCATGAGTTCGCGCTCACGACGGCGCAGTTCGGAGACGTCCCGGACCAGCAGCAGCGCGGCGATCCGGTTCGTGGTCCCGTCCTCCTTGCGGGTCAACGGGATCGCCCGCATCGACAGCGTCGCCGCCTCGGTCTCCAGGTCGGTCCGCCACGGCGCGCGACCGGTGACGACCAGCGGCAGCGACTCGTCGACGGGCAGGTGGGAGGCGGCCAGCGAGCTGGAGATCTCCGCGAGGTTGGCGCCGACGAGTTCCCCGATGAGCCCCGCCCGGTGGAACGCCGACAGGGCGTTGGGGCTCGCGTAGGTGACGACGCCGTCGGCGTCCAGGCGCAGCATGCCGTCCCCCACCCGGGGCGCCCCGCGCCGCGGCCCGGTCGGCGCCGCGGTCTGCGGGAACTCCCCGGCGGCGATCATCCGGGTGAGGTCGTCGGCGCACTTGACGTAGTTCAGCTCGAGCCGGCTCGGCGTGCGGGACGTCGCCAGGTTCGTGTGCCGGGCCAGGACCCCGAGCACGACGCCCTCGCGGACGACGGGGATCGTCTCCTCGCGCACGGGCACGTCGTCGTCCCACTCCGGGTCGCGCCCGCGCAGGCTGCGCGCCTCGTCGAAGGTCGTGTCGACCTGCGGGCGACGACCGCGTTCCAGCAGCGCCCCCACCACGTCGTCGTAGTGCACCGTCGGGCCGGTCGTCGGCCGGCAGTGGGCGACCGCGACGAAGTGCTGTCGGTCGGCCGTGGGGACCCACAGCACGAGGTCGGCGAAGGACAGGTCCGAGATCAGCTGCCAGTCGCCGACGAGGAGCCGCAGCCACTCGGCCTCGGCGCCCCCGATCGCCGTCTCGGAGTGCAGCAGGTCCGACATGGTGGGCACCCCGCGAGCCTACGGCCCCAGCTGATCCACGGGCCGGTCAACCCGCGCGCAGCACCGTGCGCAGCGCCCGCAGGCCCACCGACAGCGCCGCGAGGTCCCCGGCGCCCGGTTCCCCC encodes the following:
- a CDS encoding sensor histidine kinase gives rise to the protein MSDLLHSETAIGGAEAEWLRLLVGDWQLISDLSFADLVLWVPTADRQHFVAVAHCRPTTGPTVHYDDVVGALLERGRRPQVDTTFDEARSLRGRDPEWDDDVPVREETIPVVREGVVLGVLARHTNLATSRTPSRLELNYVKCADDLTRMIAAGEFPQTAAPTGPRRGAPRVGDGMLRLDADGVVTYASPNALSAFHRAGLIGELVGANLAEISSSLAASHLPVDESLPLVVTGRAPWRTDLETEAATLSMRAIPLTRKEDGTTNRIAALLLVRDVSELRRRERELMTKDATIREVHHRVKNNLQTVAALLRLQARRLHSEEGRSALQEAMRRVETIATVHETLSQGIDENVDFDQVLDRCLMMAAEVAMENAERVRTVREGKFGELRQEDATALALVLTELVTNAVEHGFGSDKAGTVVVKVEHTADDRLEVVVSDDGVGLPQDFQVGSSGLGTQIVRSLVAGELRGRMEFGASEAGGTEVRLDLRVRRDAAQIGSVRN